The following are from one region of the Methanoculleus caldifontis genome:
- a CDS encoding nucleotide sugar dehydrogenase: MKICILGLGYIGLPTALLFAAHGADVVGVDVKQSVVDCLNHGNLPFSEPGIEDLYRDAKGRFVAKTEPEAADVFLIAVPTPLDSATKVSDLSYVKKAAETISRHLSAGNLVILESTVPPGTSERVVIPRLERSGLAAGDFLYAHCPERAIPGRTLQEMTGNNRIIGGYDRDSTNRATSIYRTFVRGQIYQTDTRTAEFVKLMENTCRDVNIALANEFAQLAEECGINVWEAITLANKHPRVSVLNPGPGVGGHCIAVDPWFLTENSTRCKMVSTAREVNDSMPNYVLHVVRNLLAGIRHPTISVFGVAYKGNIGDTRESPAIKFIQLAENEGYAVRCHDPYVGEFPHSLMDALDATDGSDCLVVLTDHDCFRTIDPAGLRMRTRLVIDARNILDHEKWAGQGFAVRVLGDGASVQPVPLGDLAPPTALYAAEAARPIASSSPPSISLLSPNGREGYL, encoded by the coding sequence ATGAAGATCTGTATACTGGGATTAGGATACATAGGACTGCCGACCGCGCTGCTATTTGCCGCTCACGGGGCAGACGTCGTCGGCGTCGACGTAAAACAGAGCGTGGTAGACTGCTTAAACCACGGGAACCTCCCGTTCAGCGAGCCGGGGATCGAAGACCTCTACCGCGATGCAAAAGGCCGGTTTGTCGCAAAGACCGAGCCCGAGGCCGCCGACGTCTTCCTGATCGCCGTCCCGACACCGCTCGACTCCGCAACGAAGGTCTCCGACCTCTCCTACGTCAAGAAGGCGGCCGAGACGATCTCCCGCCACCTCAGCGCGGGGAACCTCGTCATCCTCGAATCGACCGTACCGCCCGGAACGAGCGAACGGGTCGTCATCCCGAGACTGGAGCGGAGCGGTCTTGCCGCCGGGGACTTCCTCTACGCCCACTGTCCCGAGCGGGCGATACCCGGACGGACCCTGCAGGAGATGACCGGCAACAACCGTATCATCGGCGGGTACGACCGGGACTCGACCAACCGGGCGACCTCCATCTACCGGACGTTCGTCCGCGGGCAGATCTACCAGACGGACACGCGGACGGCGGAGTTCGTCAAGCTGATGGAGAACACCTGCCGCGACGTGAACATCGCGCTCGCAAACGAGTTCGCCCAGCTCGCCGAAGAGTGCGGGATCAACGTCTGGGAGGCCATCACCCTCGCAAACAAGCACCCCCGCGTCTCCGTCCTCAACCCCGGGCCGGGGGTGGGCGGGCACTGCATCGCCGTCGACCCCTGGTTCCTGACCGAGAACTCGACCCGCTGCAAGATGGTCTCCACGGCGCGTGAGGTCAACGACTCGATGCCGAACTATGTCCTGCATGTCGTCCGCAACCTGCTTGCCGGGATCAGGCACCCGACGATCAGCGTATTCGGGGTCGCCTACAAGGGCAACATCGGCGACACCCGCGAGAGTCCCGCAATCAAGTTCATCCAGCTCGCCGAGAACGAGGGCTACGCCGTCAGGTGCCACGACCCCTACGTGGGGGAGTTCCCGCACTCTCTCATGGACGCCCTGGACGCGACGGACGGGAGCGACTGCCTCGTCGTCCTCACGGATCACGACTGCTTCCGCACGATCGATCCGGCGGGGCTCCGCATGAGGACCAGACTGGTCATAGACGCGAGAAACATCCTCGACCACGAGAAATGGGCCGGCCAGGGATTCGCCGTCCGCGTGCTGGGCGACGGCGCGTCGGTGCAGCCGGTGCCTCTGGGGGATCTTGCGCCCCCGACGGCCCTCTACGCCGCGGAGGCGGCACGGCCGATCGCATCCTCATCACCGCCGTCTATTTCCCTGCTCTCTCCGAACGGGCGGGAGGGATACCTCTAA